One Marinibacterium anthonyi genomic region harbors:
- the ydcO_1 gene encoding Inner membrane protein YdcO yields the protein MFGLKLSHLVAAMIAVLLGYSSSAAIIFQAIDTVGASPAQATSWMLALGLGMGLTSLILSLRYRMPILTAWSTPGAALLAISLGGVSLGDATGAFVFCAVLLTLTGLTGWFERLSHLIPDALGSAMLAGILFRFGMGVFTSMTEDLPLVAIMCATYLAGRRFAPRYAIPLVLVAGCAWCWGTGQFDTDLTIDWSLAQPVFTMPSFSLPVLIGVGLPLYIVTMSSQNIPGVVTLKAAGYRPPVSASITVTGLASLLLAPFGGYAFNLAAITAAICGGPEADDNPATRYKAVAAAGVLYCIVGLMGGAIIGLFLIAPKPLVITLAGLALLNTINASLSAALSRPDHRDAALVTFMATVSGVTLMGIGAPLWALIFGGCTQLVLGLRRRAAREGAAQA from the coding sequence ATGTTCGGACTGAAACTGTCGCATCTGGTCGCGGCGATGATCGCCGTGCTGCTGGGCTATTCCAGCAGCGCCGCGATCATCTTCCAGGCCATCGACACGGTCGGCGCCTCGCCGGCGCAGGCGACATCCTGGATGCTGGCGTTGGGTCTGGGGATGGGGTTGACCAGCCTGATCCTGTCGCTGCGCTACCGCATGCCGATCCTGACCGCCTGGTCGACGCCCGGTGCGGCCCTGCTGGCGATCAGCCTGGGCGGCGTCAGCCTGGGCGACGCCACCGGCGCCTTTGTCTTCTGCGCCGTCCTGCTGACCCTGACCGGGCTGACCGGCTGGTTCGAACGGCTGTCCCACCTGATCCCCGACGCCCTGGGCAGCGCTATGCTGGCCGGGATCCTGTTCCGCTTCGGCATGGGGGTCTTTACCTCGATGACCGAAGACCTGCCGCTGGTCGCGATCATGTGCGCCACCTACCTGGCCGGCCGCCGGTTCGCGCCGCGCTATGCGATTCCGCTGGTGCTGGTGGCGGGCTGCGCCTGGTGCTGGGGGACGGGGCAGTTCGACACCGACCTCACCATCGACTGGTCGCTGGCGCAGCCGGTCTTCACCATGCCCAGCTTTTCGCTGCCGGTGCTGATCGGGGTCGGCCTGCCGCTGTATATCGTCACCATGTCGTCCCAGAACATCCCCGGGGTCGTCACGCTGAAGGCGGCCGGCTACCGGCCGCCGGTCTCGGCCAGCATCACGGTGACAGGGCTGGCGTCGCTGCTGCTGGCGCCGTTCGGCGGCTATGCCTTCAACCTCGCCGCCATCACCGCGGCGATCTGCGGCGGCCCCGAGGCCGACGACAATCCCGCCACCCGCTACAAGGCCGTCGCGGCGGCGGGCGTGCTCTACTGCATCGTCGGGCTGATGGGCGGGGCGATCATCGGGCTGTTCCTGATCGCGCCGAAACCGCTTGTGATCACATTGGCGGGGCTGGCGTTGCTGAACACGATCAACGCCAGCCTGTCCGCCGCCCTGTCCCGCCCCGACCACCGCGACGCCGCGCTGGTGACCTTCATGGCCACCGTCTCGGGCGTCACGCTGATGGGCATCGGCGCGCCGCTTTGGGCGCTGATCTTCGGCGGCTGCACCCAGTTGGTGCTGGGCCTGCGCCGCCGGGCCGCCAGGGAGGGCGCCGCTCAGGCATAG
- the puuR_2 gene encoding HTH-type transcriptional regulator PuuR, with translation MSDPKIPINLKAVRTRAGLSLSQAAELTGISKAMLGQIERGESSPTIATMWKLTKGFHLPLTAFLTDWQDTTVPRTPVRFPGSITVAPVFPFDPLVGSETFLVTLDPGQEHVSHPHDAGVVEDVVVTLGTVEVLRDGNWAPCARNDGLRFAADQPHGYRNPSDAPAQFLNVLHYPQLP, from the coding sequence ATGAGCGACCCGAAGATCCCGATCAACCTGAAGGCCGTGCGGACGCGCGCGGGGCTGAGCCTGTCGCAGGCGGCGGAACTGACGGGGATCAGCAAGGCGATGCTGGGCCAGATCGAACGCGGGGAATCCAGCCCGACGATCGCCACCATGTGGAAGCTGACAAAGGGGTTCCACCTGCCGCTGACCGCCTTCCTGACCGACTGGCAGGACACGACCGTGCCCCGGACTCCGGTGCGGTTCCCCGGATCGATCACGGTGGCGCCGGTGTTTCCCTTCGATCCGCTGGTGGGCTCCGAAACCTTTCTTGTGACGCTGGACCCGGGGCAGGAACACGTTTCGCACCCCCATGACGCGGGCGTGGTCGAAGATGTCGTGGTGACCCTGGGCACGGTCGAGGTGCTGCGCGATGGCAACTGGGCGCCCTGCGCGCGCAACGACGGGCTTCGGTTTGCCGCCGATCAGCCGCATGGCTACCGCAACCCGTCCGACGCGCCGGCACAGTTCCTGAACGTGCTGCATTATCCGCAGCTGCCCTAG
- the lcfB_1 gene encoding Long-chain-fatty-acid--CoA ligase, translated as MTIDLAGGLPPVSTRVMNLSHFLTESARRHPDAIGFVWGDQTWTWAEMEARSAAFAMALQDRYGLKKGDRLLVQSANNNQMFEAMFACWRIGAIWVPANYRQSPDDIAFLAQSAQARGILCEAAFPDHAAACGVDFTVGIGDGLGDDYETLVADYLGQVPATAEVHRDDPCWFFFTSGTTGRPKAAVLTHGQMAFVITNHLCDLMPGTGPDDASVVVAPLSHGAGIHQLAQVAHGVKTILPAKAKFDPDEIWGLVEKWKVTNVFTVPTIVKLLVEHPSVNDHDHSSLRYMIYAGAPMYRADQVRALQVLGPKLVQYFGLGEVTGNITVLPPAQHSTDDATMRIGSCGFARTGMQVQIQDAQGNEVTPGETGEIAVIGPAVFAGYFDNPDANAKSFRNGWFLTGDLGHMDGEGFFYLTGRASDMYISGGSNIYPREIEEKVLMHPAISEVAILGVPDPVWGEIGVAVCVTRDGAVVAPEELLTWLGGKVARYKMPRHVVFWDEMPKSAYGKITKKIIREELLARGDLPEPATAQ; from the coding sequence ATGACCATCGACCTTGCGGGGGGCCTGCCCCCCGTTTCGACCCGGGTGATGAACCTGTCGCATTTCCTGACCGAATCCGCCCGCCGCCACCCCGATGCCATCGGTTTCGTGTGGGGCGACCAGACCTGGACCTGGGCGGAAATGGAGGCGCGGTCCGCCGCCTTCGCCATGGCGCTGCAGGACCGTTATGGGCTGAAGAAAGGCGACCGGCTGCTGGTGCAATCGGCCAACAACAACCAGATGTTCGAAGCCATGTTCGCCTGCTGGCGGATCGGCGCGATCTGGGTGCCGGCCAACTATCGCCAATCCCCCGACGACATCGCCTTCCTCGCCCAAAGCGCGCAGGCGCGCGGCATCCTGTGCGAGGCCGCCTTTCCCGACCACGCGGCCGCCTGCGGCGTCGACTTCACCGTGGGCATCGGTGACGGGCTGGGCGACGATTATGAAACCCTTGTCGCCGATTACCTCGGCCAGGTCCCCGCCACCGCCGAGGTCCACCGCGACGATCCCTGCTGGTTCTTCTTCACCTCCGGCACCACCGGCCGGCCCAAGGCCGCGGTGCTGACCCATGGCCAGATGGCCTTTGTGATCACGAACCACCTGTGCGACCTGATGCCCGGCACGGGACCGGACGATGCCTCGGTCGTCGTGGCCCCTCTCAGCCACGGCGCAGGGATCCACCAGCTGGCGCAGGTGGCGCACGGGGTAAAGACCATCCTGCCCGCCAAGGCAAAGTTCGATCCCGACGAGATCTGGGGCCTGGTGGAAAAGTGGAAGGTCACCAACGTCTTCACCGTCCCGACCATCGTCAAGCTGCTGGTCGAACATCCGTCGGTCAACGACCACGACCATTCCAGCCTGCGCTACATGATCTACGCCGGCGCACCGATGTACCGCGCCGACCAGGTCCGCGCGCTGCAGGTGCTGGGCCCCAAGCTGGTGCAGTATTTCGGGCTGGGCGAGGTCACCGGCAACATCACCGTCCTGCCGCCTGCGCAACATTCGACCGACGACGCCACCATGCGCATCGGGTCCTGCGGGTTTGCCCGCACAGGCATGCAGGTCCAGATCCAGGACGCGCAGGGCAACGAGGTCACGCCGGGCGAGACCGGCGAAATCGCCGTCATCGGCCCGGCCGTCTTTGCCGGCTATTTCGACAACCCCGACGCCAACGCCAAGAGCTTCCGCAACGGCTGGTTCCTGACCGGGGACCTTGGGCACATGGACGGCGAAGGGTTCTTCTACCTCACGGGGCGCGCGTCGGACATGTACATCTCGGGCGGGTCCAACATCTATCCCCGCGAGATCGAGGAAAAGGTGCTGATGCACCCCGCCATCTCCGAGGTCGCGATCCTGGGCGTCCCCGATCCGGTCTGGGGCGAGATCGGCGTGGCCGTCTGCGTGACCCGCGACGGCGCGGTAGTGGCCCCCGAAGAGCTGCTGACATGGCTGGGCGGCAAGGTGGCGCGCTACAAGATGCCCCGCCACGTGGTCTTCTGGGACGAGATGCCCAAAAGCGCCTATGGCAAGATCACCAAGAAGATCATCCGAGAAGAGCTTCTGGCCCGCGGCGACCTGCCCGAACCGGCCACGGCCCAATGA
- the pcaF gene encoding Beta-ketoadipyl-CoA thiolase encodes MTDAQIVGWGHTPFGKSDLPDTESLMAAAVAEALDHAGITPEDVDGIFAGVFNNGFSRQDFQAALVAMGDERFGSTPATRYENACATGSAALHGALDFIAAGRGRIALVVGAEKMSATPTAEVGDILLGASYRKEEADIDGGFAGLFGQIAGGYFQRYGDKSEDLAMIAAKNHSNGMANPLAHMRKDFGKDFCNTVSDKNPIVAGPLRRTDCSLVSDGAAVLVLADAETAATMKRAVAFRARTHANEIMALSRRDILEFAGARRAWAQAFDQSGLTLDDLSLVETHDCFTIAEMLEYEAMGLAERGQGGRVIRDGITAKDGKLPVNASGGLKSKGHPIGATGVSMHVMAAMQLTGDAGDMQIPGAQIAGVFNMGGAAVANYVSILERVK; translated from the coding sequence ATGACAGACGCACAGATCGTCGGCTGGGGCCACACGCCCTTTGGCAAATCCGACCTGCCCGATACGGAATCGCTGATGGCCGCCGCCGTGGCCGAGGCGCTGGACCATGCCGGCATCACCCCCGAAGACGTCGACGGCATCTTTGCCGGGGTCTTCAACAACGGCTTTTCCCGCCAGGATTTCCAGGCCGCGCTGGTCGCCATGGGGGACGAACGGTTCGGATCCACCCCCGCGACGCGCTATGAAAACGCCTGTGCCACGGGGTCGGCCGCGCTGCACGGCGCGCTGGATTTCATCGCGGCGGGCCGTGGCCGGATCGCTTTGGTCGTGGGGGCCGAAAAGATGTCGGCCACCCCAACGGCCGAAGTGGGCGACATCCTGCTGGGCGCCAGTTACCGCAAGGAAGAGGCGGATATCGACGGCGGATTCGCCGGTCTCTTCGGCCAGATCGCGGGCGGCTATTTCCAGCGCTACGGCGACAAGTCCGAAGACCTGGCGATGATCGCCGCCAAGAACCATTCCAACGGCATGGCCAACCCGCTGGCCCATATGCGCAAGGATTTCGGCAAGGACTTCTGCAACACGGTGTCGGACAAGAACCCGATCGTCGCCGGGCCATTGCGGCGCACCGATTGCTCGCTGGTGTCCGACGGGGCCGCCGTGCTGGTGCTGGCCGACGCCGAAACCGCCGCCACCATGAAGCGCGCCGTCGCTTTCCGCGCCCGCACCCATGCGAACGAGATCATGGCCCTGTCGCGCCGCGACATCCTGGAATTCGCCGGCGCCCGGCGCGCCTGGGCGCAGGCGTTCGACCAATCGGGGCTCACGCTCGATGACCTGTCGCTGGTGGAAACCCACGATTGTTTCACCATCGCCGAGATGCTGGAATACGAAGCCATGGGCCTGGCCGAACGCGGCCAGGGCGGGCGCGTGATCCGCGACGGCATCACCGCAAAGGACGGCAAGCTGCCGGTCAACGCCTCGGGCGGGCTGAAATCCAAGGGCCACCCGATTGGCGCCACCGGCGTGTCGATGCACGTCATGGCCGCGATGCAGCTGACGGGCGACGCGGGCGACATGCAGATCCCCGGCGCGCAGATCGCCGGTGTCTTCAACATGGGCGGCGCGGCGGTGGCCAATTACGTGTCGATCCTGGAGCGCGTGAAATGA
- the kipR_1 gene encoding Kip operon repressor protein, which produces MEHAKPETGAAALGGSQSVDRALALLGMVGRHPTEGASLGELVGESGLNKPTVRRLMLALIRGGMVEQNVETRRYFLGEEAYVLGTFAAHRHGLLEMSFEALARLAQVTGDAAFLSVRRGVSSLCLHREEGTYPIRTYALMTGRLHPLGVGAGSLAMLAALPDAEIDAVLTANAAQLAAEYPMLQPDDVRSRIALTRDAGYALNPGLIVPDSWGIGVALRRPDGALAGALSLAAIESRMQQPRRDELVAHLRHGARTIETTLARLYAARDNT; this is translated from the coding sequence ATGGAGCATGCAAAACCCGAAACCGGCGCTGCCGCCCTGGGCGGCAGCCAGAGCGTGGATCGCGCGCTGGCGCTGCTTGGCATGGTCGGGCGCCACCCGACCGAAGGCGCGAGCCTGGGCGAACTGGTCGGCGAAAGCGGGCTGAACAAGCCCACGGTGCGGCGGCTGATGCTGGCGCTGATCCGCGGCGGCATGGTGGAACAGAACGTTGAAACCCGGCGCTATTTCCTGGGCGAGGAAGCCTATGTCCTGGGGACCTTCGCGGCCCACCGGCACGGTCTTCTGGAAATGTCGTTCGAAGCGCTGGCCCGCCTGGCCCAGGTCACCGGCGACGCGGCTTTCCTGTCGGTCCGGCGGGGGGTTTCGTCGCTGTGCCTGCATCGCGAGGAAGGCACCTATCCGATCCGCACCTATGCGCTGATGACCGGGCGGCTGCACCCTTTGGGGGTCGGCGCGGGGTCGCTGGCGATGCTCGCCGCCCTGCCCGATGCCGAGATCGACGCGGTGCTGACCGCCAATGCCGCGCAGCTGGCGGCCGAATACCCGATGCTTCAGCCCGACGACGTGCGGAGCCGAATCGCGCTGACCCGTGACGCCGGCTATGCGCTGAACCCCGGCCTGATCGTGCCCGACAGCTGGGGTATCGGCGTGGCCCTGCGCCGCCCCGACGGCGCGCTGGCCGGCGCGCTGTCACTGGCCGCCATCGAAAGCCGCATGCAGCAGCCCCGCCGCGACGAGCTGGTCGCGCACCTGCGGCACGGCGCGCGCACCATCGAAACAACGCTCGCCCGGCTTTACGCCGCGCGGGACAACACCTGA
- the yiaO_1 gene encoding Extracytoplasmic solute receptor protein YiaO, whose amino-acid sequence MTFAKFGMTALATVLAGAMTVGVAGAETLRLSHNTGDTTTWQKGADKFAELISEKTDGDITVRVFPNAQLAGGDQMRQAEMVGRGALDLVVTSAINVTPLVPEMAAFSLPYLYADYDQVDATTQGAPGEQLAEILKGKGIIVLAWGENGFREVTNNKHPVKTPDDMKGLNMRVAGPMYIDVMNALGANPQQMQWGETMTALQQGVVDGQENPIGAVIIPQQVYEVQKYLTTWHYSYDPIFIGISQKKWDSYDADTQAKLKAAAVEAMDYQRQISREATASGIAFLRDKGMEVYEPSAEELEAFKAATQPAFDEWAAKVGPDLVQSFQDTIHGAD is encoded by the coding sequence ATGACGTTCGCAAAATTTGGCATGACTGCACTGGCGACTGTGCTTGCGGGGGCAATGACGGTCGGCGTGGCCGGGGCCGAAACGCTGCGCCTGTCGCACAACACCGGCGATACCACGACCTGGCAGAAGGGCGCGGACAAGTTCGCCGAACTGATTTCGGAAAAGACCGACGGTGACATCACCGTGCGTGTCTTCCCCAACGCCCAGCTGGCCGGCGGCGACCAGATGCGCCAGGCCGAAATGGTCGGGCGCGGCGCGCTGGACCTGGTGGTGACCTCGGCGATCAACGTGACGCCCCTGGTGCCCGAGATGGCCGCCTTTTCGCTGCCCTACCTTTACGCCGACTACGACCAGGTCGATGCGACGACGCAAGGAGCCCCCGGCGAACAGCTGGCCGAGATCCTCAAGGGCAAGGGCATCATCGTCCTGGCCTGGGGCGAAAACGGGTTCCGCGAAGTGACCAACAACAAGCACCCCGTGAAGACCCCCGACGACATGAAGGGTCTGAACATGCGGGTGGCCGGGCCGATGTACATCGACGTGATGAACGCGCTTGGCGCCAACCCGCAGCAGATGCAGTGGGGCGAGACGATGACCGCGCTGCAGCAGGGTGTCGTTGACGGGCAGGAAAACCCGATCGGCGCGGTGATCATCCCGCAGCAGGTCTACGAAGTGCAGAAGTACCTGACGACGTGGCATTATTCCTACGACCCGATCTTCATCGGCATCAGCCAGAAGAAATGGGACAGCTACGACGCCGATACCCAGGCCAAGCTGAAGGCGGCGGCTGTCGAGGCGATGGATTACCAGCGCCAGATCTCGCGCGAGGCGACGGCGTCGGGCATCGCGTTCCTGCGCGACAAGGGCATGGAGGTCTATGAACCTTCGGCCGAGGAACTGGAGGCCTTCAAGGCCGCGACCCAGCCCGCCTTTGACGAATGGGCGGCCAAGGTGGGCCCGGACCTGGTGCAAAGCTTCCAGGACACGATCCACGGCGCCGACTGA
- a CDS encoding 2,3-diketo-L-gulonate TRAP transporter small permease protein YiaM, translated as MSFILREAEKIICAVIFLAMTFLGFANVVVRYGTHYSLAATEELLTNGFLLLTIFGAAIAARRGEHLAVGLVSDLLPAPLRRLVFAVSMLASVVLLGLSAWFSWQSVANLMDNGMQSYGLQIPAWYYQAAVPFGFALILVRYLQHAWLVWKIGEEEVIPDV; from the coding sequence ATGTCCTTCATCCTGCGCGAGGCCGAAAAGATCATCTGTGCGGTGATCTTCCTGGCCATGACCTTCCTGGGCTTTGCCAACGTGGTGGTGCGATACGGCACCCACTATTCGCTGGCCGCGACCGAGGAATTGCTGACCAACGGCTTCCTTCTGCTGACCATCTTCGGGGCGGCCATCGCCGCGCGGCGGGGCGAACACCTGGCCGTGGGGCTGGTCAGCGACCTGCTGCCGGCGCCGTTGCGGCGCCTGGTCTTTGCGGTGTCGATGCTGGCGTCGGTTGTGCTGCTGGGGCTGTCGGCGTGGTTTTCGTGGCAATCCGTCGCCAACCTGATGGACAACGGCATGCAATCCTACGGCCTGCAGATCCCGGCGTGGTATTATCAGGCCGCCGTGCCCTTCGGCTTTGCCCTGATCCTGGTGCGCTACCTGCAACACGCCTGGCTGGTCTGGAAGATCGGCGAAGAGGAGGTCATTCCCGATGTATGA
- the siaT_2 gene encoding Neu5Ac permease, which produces MYDLFPGLPAGTEMVVLFFILLALRVPVAFSLGLSAMYAMWQIGFGLELAGDLIATGITKFSLLAIPFFILAGTLMGSLGIAERMIRFFRVLIGPTPGGMGVVGTVVCLFWGAVSGSGPASVAAIGPMIIKGMEEDGYPKAYAAGLVCTGAALSIVIPPSIGLVIYGVIAETSISQLFLAAILPGLFMGLTMLLTLPKAKTVPGGAASLERLSPSPFADKPYLIRLGLSFKDSFWGLMTPVVILGGIYSGVFTPTEAALVATVYALLVGGLIYRTLTFRGLYDALGNAAASSATVMLVVAYASLFGWVVTVEDLVGSYSSALLGLSGNEFVILLVIMLILLIAGMFMDAVTVMFICLPIFMPVVRELGWDPVWFGVLVMVNLAIGLITPPVGINLYVAANVTRLPIETVARGAVPFLIVSLIGLAVIGLVPQLSLVLLGRAN; this is translated from the coding sequence ATGTATGACCTGTTCCCCGGCCTTCCCGCAGGCACCGAAATGGTGGTCCTGTTCTTCATCCTGCTGGCTTTGCGCGTGCCGGTCGCCTTTTCGCTGGGCCTGTCGGCGATGTACGCCATGTGGCAGATCGGCTTTGGCCTGGAACTGGCCGGCGACCTGATCGCAACCGGCATCACCAAGTTCTCGCTGCTGGCGATCCCCTTCTTCATCCTGGCGGGCACGCTGATGGGGTCGCTGGGCATCGCAGAACGGATGATCCGGTTCTTCCGCGTCCTGATCGGGCCCACCCCGGGCGGCATGGGCGTTGTCGGCACCGTCGTCTGCCTGTTCTGGGGCGCGGTCAGCGGGTCGGGCCCGGCATCTGTCGCCGCCATCGGGCCGATGATCATCAAGGGGATGGAAGAAGACGGCTATCCCAAGGCCTACGCCGCCGGCCTGGTCTGCACCGGCGCGGCGCTGTCCATCGTGATTCCGCCGTCCATCGGGCTGGTGATCTATGGGGTGATCGCCGAAACCTCGATCTCGCAGCTGTTCCTGGCGGCGATCCTGCCGGGGCTTTTCATGGGGCTGACCATGTTGCTGACGCTGCCCAAGGCCAAGACGGTGCCGGGCGGCGCGGCTTCGCTGGAACGGCTCAGCCCGTCGCCCTTCGCGGACAAGCCTTACCTCATCCGGCTGGGCCTGTCGTTCAAGGACAGCTTCTGGGGCCTGATGACCCCGGTCGTGATCCTGGGCGGCATCTATTCCGGCGTCTTCACCCCCACCGAAGCGGCCCTGGTCGCCACGGTCTATGCGCTGCTGGTCGGCGGGCTGATCTATCGCACGCTGACCTTCCGGGGCCTGTATGACGCGCTGGGGAATGCCGCCGCGTCGTCCGCCACGGTGATGCTGGTCGTCGCCTATGCCAGCCTGTTCGGCTGGGTCGTCACGGTCGAAGACCTGGTCGGCAGCTATTCCTCCGCCCTGCTGGGGCTGAGCGGCAATGAATTCGTGATCCTGCTGGTCATCATGCTGATCCTGCTGATCGCGGGCATGTTCATGGATGCGGTCACGGTGATGTTCATCTGCCTGCCGATCTTCATGCCGGTGGTGCGCGAACTGGGCTGGGATCCGGTGTGGTTCGGCGTGCTGGTCATGGTGAACCTGGCCATCGGGCTGATCACCCCGCCCGTGGGCATCAACCTTTACGTCGCCGCCAATGTCACCCGCCTGCCGATCGAAACGGTCGCGCGGGGCGCCGTGCCCTTCCTGATCGTCAGCCTGATCGGCCTGGCCGTGATCGGGCTTGTCCCGCAACTTTCGCTTGTCCTTCTGGGACGCGCCAATTGA
- the fabG_2 gene encoding 3-oxoacyl-[acyl-carrier-protein] reductase FabG codes for MTQKTAIVTGAARGIGLATVKQFLAEGRKVAMVDRDADVLMEEAGALDGVVPVACDVSDPDAVAAMIAECARTLGRIDALVNNAGVADFGPIEDTTFARWRQVMATNLDGVFLCSQAVVPHLKAVQGCIVNIASISGLRASTLRVAYGTSKAGVIHLTQQQAAELGEYGIRANCVAPGPVRTKLAMAVHSQAIIDAYHDAIPLNRYGSEDEIASVIVFLCSDKASYVTGQTVASDGGFQTTGVGLPDLRT; via the coding sequence ATGACCCAGAAAACCGCCATCGTCACCGGCGCTGCCCGTGGCATCGGCCTGGCCACCGTCAAGCAATTCCTGGCCGAGGGCCGCAAGGTCGCCATGGTCGACCGCGACGCCGACGTGCTGATGGAAGAAGCCGGCGCGCTGGACGGTGTCGTGCCGGTGGCCTGCGACGTGTCCGACCCCGACGCGGTGGCCGCGATGATCGCCGAATGCGCCCGGACGCTGGGCCGTATCGACGCGCTGGTGAACAACGCCGGGGTGGCGGATTTCGGGCCGATCGAAGACACCACGTTCGCGCGTTGGCGGCAGGTGATGGCGACCAACCTCGACGGGGTTTTCCTGTGTTCGCAAGCAGTTGTCCCGCACCTGAAGGCCGTGCAGGGCTGTATCGTCAACATCGCGTCGATCTCCGGGCTGCGCGCGTCGACCCTGCGGGTGGCCTATGGCACGTCCAAGGCCGGGGTCATCCACCTGACCCAGCAGCAGGCGGCCGAGCTGGGCGAATACGGCATCCGCGCCAATTGCGTGGCGCCGGGGCCGGTGCGCACGAAACTGGCCATGGCGGTGCATTCCCAGGCCATCATCGATGCCTACCATGACGCGATCCCCCTGAACCGCTATGGCTCCGAGGACGAGATCGCATCCGTCATCGTGTTCCTGTGTTCGGACAAGGCCAGCTATGTCACGGGGCAGACCGTGGCGTCGGACGGCGGGTTCCAGACCACCGGCGTCGGCCTTCCGGACCTGCGAACCTGA
- the ccpA_2 gene encoding Glucose-resistance amylase regulator encodes MRPTTKDLAKAAGVSLATIDRVLNGRAGVRKKTVDAVNEAIEKIGFERNQVAATLARQRGYRFGFVLPLVGDEFLAEILARIQELDRAGRAEMMEAKVIRLDEHDPHKVARSLARLTVDDYDGIAIMAPETPQIRDALLRMRERGIETLPFVSNQQNLDGQTFVGIDNKAAGATAGRLMARFLGRTEGSIVVLTETMQSRDSLERRLGFDAILRDHPHLRVLPTLETHGDADRTERVLRNAFSTHGDIAGLYLMGPEARIPLEVLRALGPPSDQVTIAHERTPSTEAALRDGEVDVVISQDPGHLVRSAMRIMRAKCERRATLASQERIRIEILIAENM; translated from the coding sequence ATGCGACCGACGACCAAAGACCTTGCGAAAGCAGCCGGCGTCAGCCTGGCCACGATCGACCGCGTGCTGAACGGGCGGGCCGGTGTGCGCAAGAAAACCGTCGACGCAGTGAACGAGGCGATCGAGAAGATCGGGTTCGAACGCAACCAGGTCGCGGCGACGCTGGCACGGCAAAGGGGCTATCGGTTCGGCTTTGTCCTGCCGCTGGTGGGGGATGAATTCCTGGCCGAAATCCTGGCGCGAATCCAGGAACTTGACCGCGCCGGGCGGGCCGAGATGATGGAAGCCAAGGTGATCCGCCTGGACGAACACGACCCGCACAAGGTGGCGCGGTCCCTGGCCCGGCTGACGGTGGACGATTACGACGGGATCGCCATCATGGCCCCCGAAACGCCCCAGATCCGCGACGCGCTGCTGCGCATGCGCGAACGGGGGATCGAAACGCTGCCCTTCGTGTCGAACCAGCAGAACCTGGACGGGCAGACCTTTGTGGGCATCGACAACAAGGCGGCCGGCGCCACCGCCGGGCGGCTGATGGCGCGGTTCCTGGGGCGCACCGAAGGGTCCATCGTCGTGCTGACCGAAACGATGCAATCGCGCGACAGCCTGGAACGGCGCCTGGGCTTCGACGCCATCCTGCGCGACCATCCGCACCTGCGGGTGCTGCCGACGCTGGAAACCCATGGCGATGCGGACCGCACCGAACGGGTGCTGCGCAATGCGTTTTCGACCCACGGCGACATTGCCGGGCTTTACCTGATGGGCCCCGAAGCGCGGATCCCGCTGGAGGTGCTGCGCGCGCTTGGCCCCCCGTCGGACCAGGTGACCATCGCCCATGAACGCACGCCGTCGACCGAGGCCGCGTTGCGTGACGGCGAGGTCGACGTGGTCATCAGCCAGGACCCCGGACACCTGGTGCGCAGCGCCATGCGGATCATGCGCGCCAAATGCGAACGCCGCGCGACGCTGGCGTCCCAGGAACGGATCAGGATCGAGATCCTGATCGCCGAGAACATGTAG